The Fulvivirga ligni genome window below encodes:
- the argB gene encoding acetylglutamate kinase, with protein MNKIKVLIKYGGNAMLNESLKNQIARKIKKLQDQGYEVLLVHGGGPFINKALEVAGIESEFFDGQRHTSAEALVHIEKALKGEVNSSLVGLLNNHGLKAVGLSGKDGQLVLAEKRWHEPLSGGDKIDLGQVGDVKQINAELVEVLLKSGFTPVITCIASDEEGADYNINADMFAGHLAAALGVDEFVLLTDVDGLFENYPDPESILHQVSLNELESMYGNVITGGMIPKLESCEIALKGGAGKAVILNGTQPDQITDHLLDNKSIGTTINK; from the coding sequence ATGAACAAAATTAAGGTACTGATAAAGTATGGTGGAAACGCTATGCTGAACGAAAGTTTGAAAAATCAGATAGCCAGGAAAATCAAAAAATTACAGGATCAGGGCTATGAGGTGCTACTAGTGCACGGTGGTGGCCCATTTATTAACAAGGCCCTCGAAGTGGCCGGCATAGAGTCAGAATTCTTTGACGGACAGCGACATACCAGTGCAGAAGCTTTGGTACACATAGAAAAGGCGCTGAAAGGGGAGGTGAATAGCTCTCTGGTAGGTTTGCTGAATAATCACGGTCTCAAAGCCGTAGGGCTGTCAGGGAAAGACGGACAGTTAGTTCTCGCAGAGAAGAGATGGCATGAGCCTCTGTCTGGTGGCGATAAGATCGACTTGGGACAGGTAGGAGATGTAAAGCAAATTAATGCTGAGCTGGTAGAAGTTTTATTGAAGTCAGGATTTACACCGGTAATTACCTGCATAGCCTCCGATGAAGAAGGGGCTGACTATAATATTAATGCAGATATGTTCGCAGGGCACCTTGCTGCAGCATTAGGGGTGGATGAATTTGTGTTGCTCACAGACGTTGATGGGCTGTTTGAGAATTATCCAGACCCTGAATCTATTCTGCATCAGGTGAGCTTAAATGAGTTGGAATCTATGTATGGCAATGTGATCACCGGAGGCATGATTCCGAAGCTTGAGTCTTGCGAGATAGCGCTAAAGGGTGGAGCAGGTAAAGCTGTGATACTCAACGGCACTCAGCCTGATCAGATTACAGATCATTTACTAGATAATAAATCAATAGGTACAACAATTAATAAATAA
- a CDS encoding alpha/beta hydrolase translates to MPENYFTYEGAQLHYYTYGNGPKVMLAFHGFGQNGQFFSQMAKNWAEDFIFFSFDLFFHGNSTWKEEKKPIDKIYWGKIITSFLKENKISEFSLMGYSIGAKLALATIEAVPESIKSIYLLAPDGIKNNLWYKLATTNPLISSYFKSMIHKPTRFYNLIKLAQKLKIIDKGVVKFAATQMLTIENRKRVYYTWMIFSKLNFNMNNIARIIDQYHLPVKIYLGTYDKIITAKIMESLTKKSASTKVIMVKSGHNNLIQNVSNDI, encoded by the coding sequence ATGCCCGAGAATTATTTCACGTACGAAGGAGCACAATTACACTATTATACCTACGGAAATGGGCCTAAAGTGATGTTGGCATTCCATGGATTTGGCCAGAACGGTCAGTTTTTTAGTCAAATGGCTAAAAATTGGGCTGAAGATTTCATTTTTTTCTCATTTGATCTTTTTTTTCATGGAAATAGCACTTGGAAAGAAGAGAAAAAACCAATAGACAAGATTTATTGGGGTAAAATAATCACCTCATTCCTTAAAGAAAATAAAATTTCAGAGTTTTCGCTCATGGGTTACAGCATAGGAGCAAAATTAGCACTTGCAACTATTGAGGCCGTACCTGAAAGCATCAAAAGCATCTACCTGCTGGCCCCCGACGGCATTAAGAACAACTTGTGGTATAAACTTGCTACTACTAACCCATTGATAAGTAGCTATTTTAAAAGTATGATCCACAAGCCAACTCGTTTTTATAACCTCATAAAACTGGCTCAGAAACTAAAAATCATAGACAAGGGGGTGGTTAAGTTTGCTGCAACTCAGATGCTGACCATTGAAAACAGGAAAAGAGTGTACTATACCTGGATGATCTTTTCTAAGCTGAATTTCAATATGAATAATATAGCTCGGATTATTGATCAATATCATCTGCCTGTTAAGATCTATCTGGGCACTTACGATAAGATCATAACAGCGAAAATTATGGAGTCTCTCACCAAAAAATCTGCCTCAACCAAGGTAATAATGGTTAAAAGTGGCCATAATAACCTGATACAGAACGTTTCTAATGATATTTAA
- the argC gene encoding N-acetyl-gamma-glutamyl-phosphate reductase, whose product MRKKVAIVGASGYTGSELARFLLHHPLVEIMMITSETHEGKPFSSLHPQFAGQLDMPLVSAQKVADEDLDIVFLALPHGVSMNFVKQWADKSFKIVDLSGDFRLKNAEVYQEWYKKDHIYQEGFDSAVYGLPELHRDEIVKSKLVANPGCYPTTSTLGVAPLVAEDLIDVTSIIIDAKSGITGAGIKPSLTTHFSNVNDNFKAYGVKSHRHTIEIEEQLGFLKQADVRVQFTPHLLPVDRGILATSYSTPKNGMTQEKLDDLYKTFYHDKPFVRVREDLPTLKDVRGSNYCDIHPVWDERTNRIMVFSAIDNLVKGAAGQAIQNMNLMIGADETTGLLLNPLKP is encoded by the coding sequence ATGCGTAAAAAAGTAGCAATAGTAGGTGCCTCAGGGTACACAGGATCGGAGTTGGCAAGGTTTTTACTTCATCATCCGTTAGTAGAGATCATGATGATCACTTCGGAGACTCATGAAGGAAAGCCTTTTTCATCATTACACCCACAGTTTGCAGGGCAGCTGGATATGCCACTGGTATCTGCACAGAAAGTGGCTGATGAAGATTTAGATATTGTTTTTCTGGCGCTACCACACGGCGTTTCCATGAATTTCGTGAAGCAGTGGGCCGATAAATCATTCAAAATTGTCGACCTGAGTGGTGACTTCAGGTTAAAGAATGCCGAAGTGTATCAGGAATGGTATAAGAAAGATCATATTTACCAGGAAGGTTTTGATAGTGCTGTTTATGGCTTGCCAGAGCTTCACAGAGATGAGATAGTGAAAAGCAAGCTGGTGGCTAATCCAGGTTGTTATCCCACTACGTCTACTTTAGGAGTAGCGCCATTGGTAGCCGAAGATCTTATTGATGTCACCAGCATCATTATCGATGCGAAATCTGGAATCACAGGAGCAGGTATAAAACCGAGCCTCACCACACATTTCAGTAATGTAAATGATAATTTCAAGGCCTATGGAGTAAAGAGCCACAGGCATACCATAGAAATAGAAGAGCAGCTTGGCTTCTTAAAGCAAGCTGATGTAAGAGTTCAGTTCACGCCTCATTTACTTCCGGTAGATAGAGGCATCCTGGCCACAAGTTATTCTACACCAAAAAATGGCATGACTCAGGAGAAACTAGACGATCTTTATAAAACATTTTATCATGATAAGCCTTTTGTAAGGGTAAGAGAAGACTTACCTACCTTAAAAGATGTAAGAGGTAGCAATTATTGTGATATCCATCCTGTTTGGGATGAGCGTACCAATCGAATTATGGTGTTTTCGGCTATCGATAACCTTGTAAAAGGTGCTGCCGGACAGGCCATTCAAAATATGAACCTGATGATTGGTGCAGATGAAACTACAGGTCTATTATTAAATCCGTTAAAACCTTAA
- a CDS encoding aspartate aminotransferase family protein, with protein sequence MSFTNEELYQLDRENYLPTFKRFPLAFSKGKGSKLYDVEGKEYIDLLAGIAVCNVGHCHPDVVSAVQKQAAELMHISNFFVTPAQVELSKKLNTISGLDHTFITNSGAESVEGAIKVARKYAHKNGRGGEVISMTKSFHGRTLGTIATGQAKYQKGFEPIPSGFKQVEFNDWHTLKSMITNETAAIILEPVQGEGGINPVNKEFLKNVRELCDQEGIALIFDEVQCGIGRTGKWFAKDHYGIQPDIMSLAKGLGGGFPVGAFLCSAKIGEAIDFGDHGTTFGGNPLACSAALATLSVIEKENLIEEAVKKGEWIKAEFEKMKSTHPEIKEIRGLGLMLGIELSQPAAPLVKMLLERGIIANATADTVLRLVPALNIPMDDLKAVMKEIDKCLLEMVVEHG encoded by the coding sequence ATGAGTTTTACTAACGAAGAATTATATCAATTAGATAGAGAAAACTATTTGCCAACATTCAAGCGGTTTCCATTGGCTTTTTCAAAAGGGAAGGGCAGCAAGCTGTACGATGTGGAAGGTAAAGAATATATAGACCTGCTTGCAGGAATAGCGGTTTGTAATGTAGGACACTGCCACCCAGATGTGGTGAGTGCCGTACAAAAGCAGGCAGCAGAACTAATGCATATTTCTAACTTTTTCGTGACCCCCGCACAGGTGGAGCTAAGTAAGAAGTTAAACACAATCAGTGGATTAGATCATACTTTCATAACCAATAGCGGAGCAGAATCTGTAGAAGGTGCTATTAAAGTGGCGCGTAAATATGCTCACAAAAATGGCCGGGGAGGAGAAGTGATATCCATGACCAAGTCATTTCACGGACGTACTTTAGGTACTATAGCTACAGGTCAGGCCAAATATCAAAAAGGATTTGAGCCCATTCCTTCTGGTTTTAAGCAGGTGGAGTTCAATGACTGGCATACTTTAAAATCGATGATCACCAATGAGACGGCAGCTATAATTTTAGAGCCCGTACAAGGTGAAGGTGGTATAAATCCAGTGAATAAAGAATTTTTAAAAAACGTAAGAGAACTATGTGATCAGGAAGGCATAGCACTGATTTTTGATGAGGTGCAATGCGGTATTGGACGTACTGGAAAATGGTTCGCTAAAGATCATTACGGAATCCAGCCAGACATCATGTCTCTGGCCAAAGGTCTTGGTGGTGGTTTCCCAGTAGGAGCATTTTTATGCTCTGCGAAGATTGGAGAGGCCATTGATTTTGGTGATCATGGTACCACGTTTGGAGGTAATCCTTTAGCATGTTCAGCTGCATTGGCTACCCTTTCGGTGATAGAAAAGGAGAATCTGATAGAGGAAGCTGTAAAGAAAGGAGAGTGGATTAAAGCTGAGTTTGAAAAAATGAAATCTACTCATCCTGAGATCAAAGAAATAAGAGGCTTGGGTTTAATGCTTGGAATAGAATTATCTCAGCCAGCAGCACCTTTGGTTAAAATGCTGCTAGAGAGAGGAATAATTGCAAATGCCACTGCAGATACAGTGTTAAGGCTGGTTCCTGCCTTAAACATTCCTATGGATGACCTGAAAGCGGTGATGAAAGAAATAGATAAGTGTTTATTAGAAATGGTGGTGGAACATGGGTAA
- the argJ gene encoding bifunctional glutamate N-acetyltransferase/amino-acid acetyltransferase ArgJ yields the protein MIQNITNVKGIKCWGAHTGIKSMRRDLAIIYSEVPCAAAACFTQNKVQAEPVKLSIKHIKDNKAQVIVCNAGNANACTGEQGKKGAEAMAKAVAEGLKIPIEDVIVASTGLIGEPFPTDDIVKGIEENIPKLSNTAKAGSFTANAILTTDTFAKEGFLEFDCDGSKVALGGMAKGSGMIHPNMATMLSFVVTDLHIDEKLLDEAVKYCVDRTFNMITVDGDTSTNDMVVVMANGLAGNKKITQKTDPNYKLFEDKLMQLLTHLAKLIVSDGEGASKFVEYKVAKAKSEDVARTLVRAISDSTLVKTAMFGRDPNWGRIVSACGNAGVPFNYAKADLFIGDNSNLVQVLKKGTPADYDRNYIKKLLRESHIRIQLDLNTGEEESTGWGTDLTTDYVMFNSVYTT from the coding sequence ATGATTCAAAATATCACGAATGTAAAAGGTATCAAATGTTGGGGTGCTCATACCGGTATTAAATCTATGAGACGAGACCTGGCTATTATTTATTCAGAGGTGCCTTGTGCAGCTGCAGCTTGCTTTACGCAGAACAAGGTGCAGGCAGAGCCTGTAAAGCTTAGTATTAAGCACATTAAAGACAATAAGGCTCAGGTAATAGTCTGTAATGCCGGTAATGCCAACGCATGTACCGGAGAGCAAGGTAAAAAGGGTGCGGAAGCTATGGCTAAGGCTGTGGCTGAAGGACTTAAAATACCTATAGAAGATGTAATTGTAGCATCTACCGGGCTTATAGGTGAGCCTTTTCCTACAGATGATATAGTGAAAGGAATTGAAGAAAATATTCCTAAATTATCGAATACAGCCAAGGCAGGATCTTTCACGGCTAATGCAATTTTAACCACAGATACTTTCGCCAAAGAAGGTTTTCTGGAGTTCGACTGTGATGGTTCTAAAGTAGCACTTGGAGGTATGGCCAAAGGGTCTGGTATGATTCACCCAAATATGGCTACTATGCTATCTTTTGTGGTTACAGACCTTCATATAGATGAGAAACTACTGGACGAAGCGGTAAAATATTGCGTAGATCGTACTTTTAATATGATCACAGTAGATGGCGATACTTCTACTAATGACATGGTAGTAGTTATGGCTAATGGGCTAGCAGGGAATAAAAAAATAACCCAAAAGACTGATCCTAATTACAAACTGTTTGAAGATAAACTAATGCAGTTATTAACTCACCTGGCTAAACTGATTGTTTCCGATGGTGAAGGCGCTTCTAAGTTTGTAGAGTATAAAGTAGCTAAAGCCAAGTCTGAAGATGTAGCTCGTACTTTGGTGAGAGCCATATCAGATTCAACACTGGTAAAAACAGCCATGTTTGGTAGAGATCCTAACTGGGGTAGAATAGTTTCTGCTTGCGGAAATGCCGGCGTACCGTTCAATTATGCTAAGGCAGACCTGTTTATTGGAGACAATAGCAATTTGGTACAAGTGCTTAAAAAAGGAACGCCTGCAGATTATGACAGAAATTATATTAAGAAGTTATTGAGAGAATCTCATATAAGAATACAGCTAGACTTAAACACTGGTGAGGAGGAAAGTACCGGATGGGGTACAGACCTAACCACAGATTACGTAATGTTTAATTCAGTGTATACTACTTAA